CCGGTATCGCGTTTGTTGATACGGGACTTCTGCAGCAGACGTACTATTACAAGATCCGGGCCTGCGACAATGTCCACAACTGCGGCACCTTCAGCACGGCGGTTGAGCTCTTACCGTCCGGCCGTTTCACTACGGCGGCGGAGCTTTCTGCAGAACCGAAGGTTTCACTCATCACGACGCGCTCCGCGACCATCGGCTGGAGCACGGATCGCGCATCGGACAGCAAAGTGCAGTACGGCAAGAGCGCCCGGTCGTATTTCAGTGAAGAGCCGAGCAATTCCGATCAGCTGACCGAACATGAGATCAAGCTCTCGAACCTTTCGCCCGGTACGCGGTACTACTTCAAGGCGAAGTGGACGGATGAGGATGGGAATACCGGCGTCTCGACGGAGACCTCTTTCGAGACCCTGCCTGCGCCGACGGTCACCGATCCGCAGGCCAAGTCAATCGGCCTCTCCAACGTCGTGTTGGAGTTCACTGCCGAGGACGCGAACTCGGTGAAGATCTATTACGGGACGACCGCATCATTCGGAAGCGTGAAGGAGATTGCAACTTCCACGACGAAGACGACTTACAATGTGACACTCGATAATTTGCTCGACGGGACCAAGTATTACTACAAAGTTAACACGCTCGATAGTGAGGACGAAGAGTACGACGGGAGTATCCTCTCGTTCGAGACGCTGCCTCGTCCGAAGATCTCGAATGTCCGTATCCAGCAGGTGCGCGGATCGGCCCAGACCGTGATGCTCGTCTCTTGGGCAACCAATACCGAGACCTCGTCGATTGTGACCTATTATCCAGAGGGCAAGCCCGAGGAAAGCCGCGATGAAGTGAACGTGAAGTTGCAGAAAGGAGAACACAAAGTCATCGTGCGGAATCTCATCCCGCAGACACCCTATGTGCTCGTTGTTCGGGGCCGTGACAAGGCGGGCAATGAGGCAGAGTCTGATCCGCAGCGCTTCACGACCGCGACCGACACGCGTCCGCCGCAGGTCATCGATGTCAATATCGAGGGGACGGTCTCGACACAAACGGGTGATAACACGGACGAACAAGCTGAAGCGCAGATCGTTGTTTCGTGGACGACGGACGAACAGTCGACTTCTCAGGTTGAATACGGGGAAGGGACCGGCACGAGCTATGCGCAGAAGACGCAGGAGGATGGGAATCCGGTTACGAACCATACGGTGGTTATTTCCGGCCTCTCGCCGTCGAAAGTCTATCACTTGCGCGTCATCACTCGGGACAAGGCCGGGAACGTCGGTAATTCGATCGATACGGTCGCCATCACTCCTAAGGCCACGGCGAACGCGCTCGATCTCGTGATCACGAGCCTTCGATCGATTCTCGGTCAATAACCCCGGACTACAACCATGCCGACACAAAAACCAACCAAGACAGGCGTATCGCGGAAGCGGCCGGTTCGTCGAGTGGCAGGGTCCGCGGTGAAACCGGAACGGGATCCCGCCGTCGTGCCCGAGAAGAAGACGGTGACGACTGTTCGTCGGCGGACTGTCCGTCGTGTGAGTTTGCCGGAAGTGCCGAATTTGGCCCCAGCACCGGCCAAGAAAGCTCCCAAACGAGCAGTGCGTCAGACGGCGCTGCCGGAAGCTAGTGTTTCCCTCTCGGCCGGTACGAAGGCGACTGCTGAGCCGTCAGTGCGTCGGAGTGTGCCGTCCGTGACCGCACCTGCCGCTTCGCCACAGCCTGCACCGGTGTCAACGCCGGCGTCGAACCCGTCTCCTCGACCGTCCGCTTTCAGTCTGCCTGCTGCACCTGCCGCACCTACGCCGCAGACGGGAGATGAGATTATCCGTGCCACAGATGTCTTCAAGGCTTTCGATATCGGGACGCAAATGGTGCTCGTTTTGAAGGGTGTGACCTTCTCTGTGACTCGCGGGGATTTCATGGTGCTCTTCGGTGCTTCAGGTTGCGGCAAGTCAACACTGCTGCATATCCTCCTCGGACTCGAGCCACCGACGAAAGGTACGATCACCTTCCTCAATGAAGACATGTACGCGGGTCGCTCGGAGGATGACCGGGCGCAATTTCGCAAGTACCATATCGGTATGGTGTATCAGCAGTCGAACTGGGTGAAATCACTCACCGTCCTCGAAAATGTCGCGTTCCCGATGATGCTCTTGGGCGAAGACAAGACGAAAAGCTTGGAGAAAGCCTATGATACTCTCAAGGTGATGAAGATGGAGAATTGGGCGCACTACCATCCGATGGAATTGTCCGGCGGACAGCAGCAGCGCGTCGCAGTCGCCCGAGCGATCATCACTGATCCGGAAGTGCTGGTCGCGGATGAACCGACGGGAAACCTCGACTACGAGGCCGGACAGAACCTGATGTACCTCCTCAATGACTTGAATCATATGGGCAAGACCATCATCATGGTGACGCATGACCTCGAGTACATCCAGTACTCCAAGACAGCCCTGAATATGAAGGATGGCCGGATCGAAGGTATCTACCGGGACAAAGAGAAAACGACACTCGAATCCAAACTGACATACAAGAAGGCGGATTTCAGTTCGCTTGAGAAAAAATAGCCTATGTGGTTCAGGAAAAAGACAACCATCCCGTCCTCGCCCAGTCTGCCTTCGGACAGCGCGGTGCCGACGGGAAAGAAAATACCGAAGCACTGGGGTATAGTCGGCTGGGTCCGCTCTATCGCCTGGTTCTTCCGGCACAGCTTCATTCGGATCTTCGTCTTCATCCTGCTCATCCTCACCTATATCCTTGCTAAGATTTCTTTCCATATCTGGTACTGGCGCGTGTTGTGGCGGGAGCGGCACAGCCGGGGGGACGGCACCGGGTCCGGCACGCCCTCAGAGATTCTGTTTTCGCGCTATGCGGAGCGGCTGTTCCGGATATTCCACACCGCGAACGGCGAGAGTATCGACAAGATTAGTCTCATCGAGATCGCGATTCGTAACATGAAAGGAAAGAAGACTCGAACGGCTGTGACGATTGGCGGCATGGCGATCGGCATCGGATCGATTGTCTTTCTCGTTTCGATCGGCTATGGACTGCAGCGTCTCGTCATCTCCCAGGTTGCCAAGCTCGAAGAGATGCAGCAGGCTGATGTGTCACTCCAACCGGGTGGAAAGATCAAGATCCAGGATCGGACAATCGCTGATTTCACGCAGATCCCAAATATTGCCTCGGTTGATCCGCTCATCTCTGTCGTCGGGAGGGTGAATTATCAGAACTCGGTGTCGGACATGGCGGTGTATGGTGTCACGACACAATACCTCGCACAATCGGCCCTCCGCCCAGTCCAAGGAGAGTTTTTTGAGAGCCACGAGATCGTGCTGCCTTCGGGTGCCGAGGCAGAGGCGGCCGTCCGAGAGAAACCGAAGCGGCAAGGTGAGATCGTCGAGAAAGTCGCATTTTCAACGACTGGCTTGAAGTGGGTTCGGCTCCGGGCAGAACCGAATGCGGATTCAGCTTTCCTCGGATACGGGAAGATTGAGGAGACGGAAGTGATGGGAGACATCGTCTGGGGCGGTTCTTATACTGCGAACGACACGTTCGGAAAGGCTGGTTTCGATGCCGATAATCAGCCGGTCGGGAAATGGGTGCGCGGGAATTTCTCGCTGTTTGAGGAGACGGCCTGTTCGACCGCTGAAGCTGATTGCATCGGCGGGAAATACCTCTTGATGCGCGATGAGAGTGAGACGCCGATCGTCCGGCAGGCGTATCTCGCGGTGACAGATGACTGGCTAACCCTGCGCGTGCTCAACGCGGAAGAAAAGAGCACACTCGCTTCGGCCGAGGCACAGAACCCAACCTTCAATATCCGGGAATCCGGCGATGGCTGGGTGGAAGTGGACGGCGAAGGCGAAGCGACCGTAACAGACAACACCGAACGGGTCGCTTTGGCGACAAGTGCGAAGCGCGAGGCAGTGGTGAGTCGTGCGATGCTCCGCGTCCTCTCGATTCCCGAAGGTGAAGCAGTCGGTAAAACATTCAATACGAGTTTCGTCGTGACCGGCAGCCTCCTCGCCGACTCACAGAAGAAGGTGGAGTCGGTTCCTGAAGACTATACGATTGTCGGTGTGATTCCTGAAGACAAGACCCCGATATTCTATGTTCCGTTCATCGATCTCCGAGGCCTTGGAATCGAATACTACTCCCAGGCCAAGGTGACGGCGCGGAGCCAAGAGGTCCTGGCAGATGTGCGCAAGCAGGTCGAGAGCATGGGATTTGTGACGAACTCGGTCGCGGACACAGTGACGCAGATCAATTCGTTTTTTGCGAGTGCCCGGATCATTCTCGGCCTCCTCGGCATGGTCGCACTCGGTGTGGCGGCCTTGGGCATGTTCAATACCCTCACGGTATCCCTCCTCGAGCGTACTCGCGAAGTCGGTCTCATGAAAGCGATCGGGATGAAATCGGTCGAGGTCCAAGAACTCTTCCTGACAGAATCGATGGTGATGGCCTTCTTCGGTGGCATCCTTGGCCTCTTGGTCGGCCTCATCGGCGGCAAGGCACTTGGCGCGGGACTGTCGCTTCTCGCGATTTTCAAGGGTGCCGGCGCAATCGACGTATCGTATATCCCACCTTCTTTCGTTATTGCGATTCTGGTCTTCTCGTTGATTGTCGGCATTGTGACGGGTATCTATCCGGCTCGGCGCGCGACAAGTATCTCTGCTCTGAACGCTCTCCGGTATGAATAGACGGGGTGATGTTACAATAAATCAGTAAGCTCGATAATAATATCCTATGCTCGTCAAAGAAATTATGACCACGGACATCATCTCCGTGAAGTCGGACAGTTCCGCACAAGCCGTGGCGGACCTGATCGTACAACACCAGATTCATGCTGTGCCTATCGTGAACGAACTGTTTGAACTGCAAGGCATCGTGGCTGAAGGGGACTTCTTCTACCAGCATTCCGGTCCGGTGACGATGGCCGCATACCTGGTCAATCGTCTGACCAAGAAGAAGGCAGCTCCGGATGGCGCCAATCTGTCGGCTGTGTTGGTGAGCGATATTATGGCGAGTCCCTGCATCACGATCGCCCCGACGGCTACTGTCGAAGAGGCTGGTGCTATCTTGGTCGAGAAGAATTTCAATACATTGCCCGTGGTAAATGATACCAATACGCTTGTCGGGATCGTCACTGCTCACGATGTACTGAAGTCATTGCTCGCGGCCAATTAAGTCATTTGCTATGGAAGCGTTGCCTGAAAATAAACACAAAAAGATGTTGTCTCTTCGAAACAAGACACACCTTCTCCTACTCCTGGTAACGGCCGGGTTTCTGGCCGTCTCGTATGGTCTGGTGTGGCGGATTACGGCAGAGGAATTGCAGGGACTACAGCGGCATCATGCCGAGGAACAGATATCGCTGGTTGAGCGACTGCTCAGCCAGGAGATGTCGAATTTGAGCGCGCGACAGGCCGATTGGGCACAATGGGATGATACGTACAAATTCATCACTGACCGAAATGAGGAATACATCGAATCGAATCTCAACGACGAATCACTCGCTTTGATCCATGTCGATATCATGGCGTTCGTGAATAATGCCGGTGATATTGTGTACGGGAAACAAG
This is a stretch of genomic DNA from Candidatus Moraniibacteriota bacterium. It encodes these proteins:
- a CDS encoding ABC transporter permease, translated to MWFRKKTTIPSSPSLPSDSAVPTGKKIPKHWGIVGWVRSIAWFFRHSFIRIFVFILLILTYILAKISFHIWYWRVLWRERHSRGDGTGSGTPSEILFSRYAERLFRIFHTANGESIDKISLIEIAIRNMKGKKTRTAVTIGGMAIGIGSIVFLVSIGYGLQRLVISQVAKLEEMQQADVSLQPGGKIKIQDRTIADFTQIPNIASVDPLISVVGRVNYQNSVSDMAVYGVTTQYLAQSALRPVQGEFFESHEIVLPSGAEAEAAVREKPKRQGEIVEKVAFSTTGLKWVRLRAEPNADSAFLGYGKIEETEVMGDIVWGGSYTANDTFGKAGFDADNQPVGKWVRGNFSLFEETACSTAEADCIGGKYLLMRDESETPIVRQAYLAVTDDWLTLRVLNAEEKSTLASAEAQNPTFNIRESGDGWVEVDGEGEATVTDNTERVALATSAKREAVVSRAMLRVLSIPEGEAVGKTFNTSFVVTGSLLADSQKKVESVPEDYTIVGVIPEDKTPIFYVPFIDLRGLGIEYYSQAKVTARSQEVLADVRKQVESMGFVTNSVADTVTQINSFFASARIILGLLGMVALGVAALGMFNTLTVSLLERTREVGLMKAIGMKSVEVQELFLTESMVMAFFGGILGLLVGLIGGKALGAGLSLLAIFKGAGAIDVSYIPPSFVIAILVFSLIVGIVTGIYPARRATSISALNALRYE
- a CDS encoding CBS domain-containing protein, with product MLVKEIMTTDIISVKSDSSAQAVADLIVQHQIHAVPIVNELFELQGIVAEGDFFYQHSGPVTMAAYLVNRLTKKKAAPDGANLSAVLVSDIMASPCITIAPTATVEEAGAILVEKNFNTLPVVNDTNTLVGIVTAHDVLKSLLAAN
- a CDS encoding ABC transporter ATP-binding protein, giving the protein MPTQKPTKTGVSRKRPVRRVAGSAVKPERDPAVVPEKKTVTTVRRRTVRRVSLPEVPNLAPAPAKKAPKRAVRQTALPEASVSLSAGTKATAEPSVRRSVPSVTAPAASPQPAPVSTPASNPSPRPSAFSLPAAPAAPTPQTGDEIIRATDVFKAFDIGTQMVLVLKGVTFSVTRGDFMVLFGASGCGKSTLLHILLGLEPPTKGTITFLNEDMYAGRSEDDRAQFRKYHIGMVYQQSNWVKSLTVLENVAFPMMLLGEDKTKSLEKAYDTLKVMKMENWAHYHPMELSGGQQQRVAVARAIITDPEVLVADEPTGNLDYEAGQNLMYLLNDLNHMGKTIIMVTHDLEYIQYSKTALNMKDGRIEGIYRDKEKTTLESKLTYKKADFSSLEKK